The genomic interval CGCCGTCGCCATGGCCAACCGGCCACAGGTGCTGCTGGCCGACGAGCCGACCGGCGAGCTCGACACCGCCACCTCGGCCGAGGTGTTCGGCGGGCTGCGCGACGTCAACCGCGACCTCGGCGTCACCGTCGTCGTCGTCACCCACGACCCCGCGGTCAGCGGGCAGGTCGAGCGCACGGTGGCCATCCGCGACGGCCGCACCAGCAGCGAGGTGCTGCGCCGCACGACCACCGCCGACGACGGCGGCACCCATGTCATCGCCGAGGAGTACGCCGTGATGGACCGGGCCGGGCGCATCCAGGTGCCCCGCGACTACCGCGAGGCGCTCGCGCTGACCCGCCGGGTCCGCCTGGCGCTCGAGCCCGACCACATCACGATCAGGCCCGACGCGTGAGCGGCGCCCTGCTCTCGGTCAAGGGCGTCAACCGTACGTTCGGCACGGGCCCGGCCGCCGTGCACGCCCTGCGCGACGTGTCGTTCGACGTCGAGCCGGGGACGATGGTGGCCCTGGTCGGCCGGTCCGGCTCGGGCAAGACCACGCTGCTCAACGTGGTCGGCGGGCTCGACCGGCCCGACTCCGGCTCGGTGGTCGTCGACGGGCTCGACCTCGGCGGCCTCGACGAGGACGGGCTGTCGAAGCTGCGGCGCGAGCGGGTCTCGTACATCTTCCAGACCTTCGGCCTGATCCCGGTGCTGTCGGCGGCCGAGAACGTCGGCGTGCCGCTGCGGCTGGCCCGGGCCGAGCCGGCCGAACGCGAGAAGCGGGTGGCCCTGCTGCTCGACCTGGTCGGGCTGGCCGGCCACGCCGAGCAGCGGCCCGGCGAGCTCTCCGGCGGCCAGCAGCAGCGGGTGGCGATCGCGCGCGCCCTGGCCGCGTCGCCGCGCCTGCTGATCGCCGACGAACCGACCGGCCAGCTCGACGCCGAGACCGGCCTGGCCGTGATGGCGCTGCTGCGCGGAGTGGTCGAGTCCGAGGGCGTCACGGCCGTCGTCGCCACCCACGACCCGGTGATGATGGCGCTGGCCGACCGGGTGATCCGGATCGCCGACGGGCACGTGACGCCGTGACCGGCCCGTGCTGAGTCTCGTCGCCCGCCGGGCCCGCGCCCAGTGGCCGCTGCTGACAGCGTTGCTGGCCACCCTGGTCATCGGCACCACGTTGCTGGGCACGAGCACGCTTCTGATCACCCGGACCTCGGAACGCTCGGTCGAGGTCACCGCCTCCCGCGCCGAGCCGGACGACGTCGCCGTCACCGCGTACGTGGCCGGGATCGGCGCGGCCGACGCACGGTCCGTCGCCGCCGACACCCGCTCGGTGCTGACCTCGGCCGTCGCGCCGTTCACCGCCACGACAGTGACCCGGGCGTCGTCGGTCATGCGGAGGCTGCCGGTGGGCGGCGAGGCGGGCGGGGGTTACCTGGCCGCCATCGAGGACTTGCCGAACCGGGCGGTGCTGGTCGCCGGGAGCTGGCCGCGCTCTTCGGGCGCCGGGGGGCCGATGGAGGCAGCCGTCCTGCAGAGCACAGCCCGGCTTCTCGGGGTCGAAGTCGGTGACCGCGTACGCCTCGGGGCGGAGCTGGGCCGTTCACCGCGACCGGCCGTCGACGTCCGGGTGGTCGCCGTGGTCCGTCCCCGGCAGGACGCGGGCTGGGACCGTGATCCCCTCGGCGGCGCGGGCTACGACCCCGACCCGCCCGAGAACACGTCGGCCCGTCCCGTACGGGCGTACGGGCCCTTCCTCATCGACCTCGATCAGCTGCTCGCCGGCGGGTCCGCGCTGGGTCGGCTCGAGGTCGCCGCCCGGCCCGACCTGTCCGAGCCCACCAGCCGCGGACTCGACGAGCTGACCGCCTCGCTGTTGCGGGCCGACCGCAAGCTCGCCGGCACCCTGGGCGACCGCATCGAGGTCGAACGGGTGGCGTCCCCGCTGCCCCAGCTGCTGATCGACGCGCGCCGGCAGCAGGAGCTCACCTCGGGTGCGGTCCTCGCCCTGGCGCTGATCGGGTTGCTGCTGACGGCGATCGCGCTCGCCCTGGCCGGCCGCCTGACGACGGGGGTCCGTACGGGGGAATCGGATCTGCTCGGCACGCTGGGCGCCAGTCGCCGGCAGTTCACCGCCGTGGCCGCGCTCGAGGCCGGCGGCATAGCCGTCATCGCGGTGGCTCTCGCCGCGCCGGCCTCCGCACTGCTCTTCTCCGCCCTGACCCACCTGCCTCCGCTGGCGGCGGCGGGGTTGACGGCCGCGGTCACCGTGACCGGCGCCCAGGTGCTCGTGGTGGCCGGCGCGGCCCTGGCCCTGGCCGCGCTGCACGTCCTGCTGGCCGCGGCCCGGCCCGCCACCGTGTCCCGCGACCGCCGCGAAGTGCTCGCCCGCTCCGGCCTCGACCTGCTGCTGCTGGGCCTGGCGGCGGTCGGCTGGTGGCAGCTGCGGTCCCAGCCCGCCGGGGAGGGCTATCGCGCCGACGCCGTACGGGTCCTCGCCCCCGCCCTGATCCTGGCGGCGGGCGCCGCGGTAACGCTGCGGGCGCTGCCGCCCCTGCTGCGCGTCGCCGAACGCCTGGCCGGACGGGCTCGGGGGTTCGCCTGGTCGATGGCCGCCTCCGGAGCCGCCCGCCGCCCTCAGGCCATGGCCGCCGGCCTGCTCATCTGCCTGGGTTGTGCCGCCGCCACCTTCGGCACGGCGTTCGGGTCGACCTGGCACACCTCCCAGCGCGACCAGGCCGACCTGTCCGTCGGCACCGATCTGGCCCTGACCCTGTCCACCGTGCCCACCACCGGGCAGAGCGCCGTGGTACGCGACGCCGCCGGCGGCACGGTCACCCCGGTCGCCCGGCAGAACATCGTGGTCGGCCAGTGGCTCGGCGGTCCCGGCTCGGTGCCGCAACTGGTCGCCCTGGACACCCGCTCGGCCGGAGCTGTGCTGCGCGGCCGGGGACCGGACTGGGACGAGGTGACCAAACCCCTGCAGCCCCCGGCGCCGGTGGCCGGTGTTCCCCTGCCCCGCAACGCGGCCCCGACGGTGAGCGGAACCGCCACCGGCGACAAGCCCGTGCTGGTGACTCCCCAGCTCCTGCTCCAGGACGACAGCGGCTTGCGGACAGGCTGCGCCGCGGACCCGATCCTGCTGGACGGCCGCCGGCACGCGGTGACCGGGTGCGCCACGGTCGACGGGCTGCGGCTGATCGGTGTCGCGCTGCCGATCACCGGCGAGACGGAGGTGCAGCACATCAGCGCCATCGACGTCACCATGACCCTGCCCGGCGGCGGCCCGGCCGGCCCGCCGTGGACAGTACGCTCGGCCTCCCCCGAGGCGCGGCAGCTCAGCGGCGAAAAGGTCAGCTTCGACGGGCGGCGGCTGCGGCTGACCGCCGCGGTGAGCTTCTCCGATGCCGCGGCCGCGAGCCGGGTGCTTGTCGCGACGGCGTTCCCCGACCCGGGACCGGTGCCGGTGGTCGTGTCGGAACAGCTGGCCTCGGCGATCGGCGCGAGCGCCGGGTCGGAGCTCACGTTCGCCGTCGACCAGACCGCCGTGCACGCCGTGGTCAGCAGCGTCGTGCCGCAGGTGCCGTCCGCGCCCGGATCGGCGGCGGTGCTGGCCGATGTGGACTGGCTCAGCCGCACCCTGGCCGTGCGGGGAAACGTGAACTCCCCGGTGACCGCCTGGTGGGCCGGCGACCCCGCCCCGGACGCCGCCGCGCGGATGGGCGAGCTGCGGCTGGGCACGGCCACGACCCGCGACGGCGAGGCCGAGCGGCTGACCGGAAGCCCGCTGCGGTCCTCCTATCCGGCGATGCTGCGCGTGCTGGTCGCGGCCGCGGTCGTGCTGCTGCTGGGTGGGGTGCTGCTGCACGTCGTGTGCGACCTGCAGGCCCGGGCGGTGGAAGTGGCCCGGCTGCGCGGCCTGGGCGTCTCCCGGCGGGGCATCCGGTCGGCGTTGATCGGTGAACATGCGGCGATCTTGGTGCCGCTGCTCGTGGCCGGGTCGGGGATCGGGGCGCTGGCGACCTACCTGGTCGCGCCGTTGCTGATCCGGTCCGAGACGGGGGCGGCGGCCGTTCCGCCGGCCACGGCCGCCTGGCCGTGGGCGGCCGAGGGGCTGCTGCTGGCCGGACTGGTTGCCGCGTGCGCGGTGACGGTGAGCGCGGTCGTCTTCGTCCAGGCCCGCCGGGCCGACGCGGCGCACCTGCGGGTGGCGTCATGACCCGCCGACGCCCGCACACCGACGCTGAGCAGCAACAGCCCTCACGGCCGGAGCCTGGAGGGCGCCGGCGGCTGGTGCTGCACTGGCCCAGCATCCGAGGGCGGGCCCGCGCCGACGCGGGCCCGCTGTTGCTGGTCGCGGCCGTCGTCGCGGCCGTCGCGCTGCTGGCCGGTGCCACCCCGCCGCTGATCCGCTCGACGTCCGACGACGCCACCCGCGAGGCGGTCCGCCGCGCGGCCGACGACGCCGCCGTACGGGTGGAGGCGGAGTGGCCCGACGACTACGGGCCGAACGGTGGCCGGGCGCGCAGCCCGGGGCTGGCTGCCGACATCGCCGACGTCGCCGGCCGGGCCGAGTTCCAGCTGGACCCGGGTCTGCGCTCGGCCCTGCGCCCGCCGGTCACCACCGTCTCCAGCATCTCGCTGATGATCACCGACGGCAGTGTCCAGCGCCGCCTGCAGCTGGAGTACCTGACCAACGCCACCGGCGAGCCGGCCGTCACCTGGGTCTCCGGCCGCGCACCCGGCCCGTCGGCCGCCGACGAGTTCGTGGAGATCCCGCTCAACGGCGGCCCCTGGCCGATGCAGGTCGGCCTGTCCGAGGCCGGCGCGGCGGCGCTCGGCGTGAAGCCCGGCGACCGCATCCCGGTGCAGGACGAAAGACGCAACCCGTACGACGTACGGGTGTCCGGGGTGTTCCGCCCCGTCGACGCGAACGACCCCGCCTGGGGTCCGGCGCCGTGGGTGCTCAACCCCTCGGCGAACCGCGACGGCTTCGGCACCACCCGCATCGGCGCGCTGCTCACGGCCGAGTCGGTGCCCGACCTCCGGCTCGCCTTCCGCACCGACCAGCTGCGTCGCGTGGTCCGCTTCGACGTCGACCCGGACACGCTCACGTGGGAGTCCGCCCAGGCCCTGGCCGCCTCGGTCGGCACGCTCAAAGGCAGTTCGGCGGTGTCGGCCGAACGCGACCAGTCGCTCAAGTGGGCCACCCAGCTCGACAGCGTGCTCAGCGACCTGCGCGACCAGGTCGCCACGGCCACGGCCCAGGCCTCCGTGCTGCTCATCGCCGTGCTGGCGGGGGCCCTGCTGGTGATCGCCCTGGCCGCCGACCTGCTGACCCGCCGCCGTGCCACCGCCCTGGCCACGGCCCGCCGCCGCGGCGCCTCCCTGCCCGGCCTGGCCGCCGAGCTGGTCGTCGAATCGGCCGCCGTGGCCGTTCCCGCCGCCCTGCTCGGGCTGGCGCTGTCCTTCGCCCTGGCCGGCGGCGCCTCCCTGACCTGGGTCCTCCCGTTCGTGGTGATCGCGGTCGCCGCCGGCCCGGCCTTCGGCACGCTCACCGCCGCGCGGGCCACCCGGGACCGTCGCGCCCCCGCCAACCGCAGCGCCCGCCGCTGGATCCGCAACACCCAGCTGATCCGGCGGTTCGCCGTGGACGCCGCTGTGGTGGCCCTCGCCGTCGCGTCGCTCGTCGCTCTTCGGCAGAGGGACATCGGCTCCACCGTCGACCTGCCCGCCGCCGCGCCCACCCTCTGCGCCCTGGCCGTCTCCCTGCTCCTCGTGCGCCTGCTGCCCCTCGCCACCGGCCTGGTGCTGCGGCTGGCCCTGCGCTCCCGCCACCCCCTCGCCCTGTTCGGAGCCGCCCGCGCCGCCGCCACCTCGGCCCGTGTCCTGCCCGCGCTGGCCCTGACCACCGCGCTGGCCCTGAGCGCCTTCGCTGTCACCCTGTACGCCACCACGGACCGCGGCCTGTCCGAAGGCGCCTGGCAGACCACCGGGTCCGACGCCCGGCTGAGCCTGACCTCCGACTCGTCCAGCCACGCCACCGACGTGGTCTCCCGGACGGCGGCCGCCCCCGGCGTACGCCACGCGGTCGCGGCCCGGGTCAGCGAGAGCGCCCGCTTCATCGCCGACAACACCGCCGTCCCGGCCCGCCTGATCGTCGTGGACACCCAGGCCTTCCGGCAGTTGCTGGCCGACACCCCCCTTCCCCCGCTGCCCGCGACCTCGCTGACCGGCGGCGACGGCCGTGTGCCCGCGCTGGTCCGTACGGCCGACGGCAGCCTCTCCCCCGGCGTGGACTTCCGGCTCCCGATCGTCACCAACCAGGCGGTCGAGCTGACCGCGGTCGGCACCGCCCCCGTTCTGGGCGTCGGCGACGACGTGGTCGTGGTCGACACCTCGGCCGCCACTGCCGCCGGTCTGCCCGCTGAGCCCAACACCATCTGGGCCACCGGCCCCGGTGCCGCCAACGCGCTCAAGGCCGCTGCCTCGGGAGGCCGGGTCGTCGCCCGCACCGACCTGCTCAAGGAGCGCCGCACGGCCCCGCTGACCTCCAGCCTGGCCGCCCTGAGCCTGCTGACCGCGGCGATCCTGCTGGTGCTGGGCCTGCTCGGTTACGCGCTGGCCGCCGCCGCGAGCGCCCCCGGACGCTGGGAGACCCTGGCCCGCCTGCGCACGCTGGGCCTGCGCCCCCGCGACACCCACCGCGTGGCCGCCGGCGAGCTGCTCCCACCTGCCGTGGTCGCCGCCCTCTGCGCCCCCCTGCTGGGCGCCTTGCTGGCATGGTCGGCGCTCGGCCCGCTGGCGCTGCGGCTGCTCACCGCCCAGGCCACCGACCCCGCAGTGGTGACGCCGTGGTGGCAGCTGACAGCCGCCACCGTCGCGGCGCTGCTGCTGACCCTGATCGCCATCATCACGGCCGAGGTCGTGACCCGCCGCCGGCGGCGCCTGAGCGAGACCCTCCGAGTCGGCGACTCCTGACCGGGCGCGACCACACGGCGCTTGAGCGAACCCTCCGAGTCGGCGAACTCCTGACCGGGCGTGGCGGCTGCTGCCCCGCCGGTTGCTTCCCCCGCCGGTTGCTTCCCCGCCGGCGTCTGCTCCGGCGCCGCCGTGGGGCCAGCTCCGGCGAAGGGCCAGCTCCGGCGTAGGGCTAGCTCCGGCGTAGGGCTAGCTCCGGCGTAGGGCTAGCTCCGGCGTGGGACCAGCTCCGGCGTCGGCGTCAGGCCGGCTTCGGCGTCAGGCCGGCTCCGGCCCCACGCCGGCTTATGCGTGCAGCGCCTTGGCCAGCACCAGTTCCCGGCCCTGCCCGTCCGGGGCCGGATCGCCGAGCTCCCCCGTCTCGGCGAATCCGGCCCGCCGATAGAGCGCGATCGCCTTCTCGTTCCCCGGCATGACCGCCAGCCGCAGCTCCACGGCTCCGCACGCCAGGACGGCCCAGGACTCGATCGCCTCGATCAGCCGGTCACCCACTCCCCGGCCGCGAGCCGCCGGAGCCACCCACATCGAGATCAGCTCCACCTGGCCGTCCCGCCCGGCCGGAACCCCACTGGCCATCCCCACGGGAGCGCCGTCGAGCACCGCCACCACGTTGTGCGACCCCGGAATCGTCAACCGGTCACGCCACCGCAGCTCCTTGTCCCCGTCGCCCCGCCAGTCGCTGAGCCTGCTCCCGAACGCGTAGGGCGCCTCCGCCAACGCGGCCAGCCGCAGTTCCCGCCAGATTCCCCAGTCCTCACCGGACAGCTTCACGATCTCGATCACGCCGCAGACCCTACGACCGGGCTTCCTCGAACGCCTCACCTTTACCGTGCCGTGCCCGATGGGCCGGACCTGCCGGGCAGGCACAGCGGTACGACAGGCGCCGGAACGTCCTCTGACGACGGAAGAGCGAGCGCCCTTCGGGCCGACGAGAACACCCGCGGCGACAACGTGGTGGGAACGCCTGCTTCCGGCGCAGGATCGAGGTGTCCAGACCTTCCCGTCAGGCCGCGTCGACCGTGAACAGCATCGCCTGTTGTGGGGTCAGCAGGGCCGGGGGCAGGCCGAGCTCGGTCAGCAGGCGGCCGGGTAGTGTCACCGATCCCGCGGTCAGCCACGGGGGTGGGGCGTCCTGCACGACGTGCGGCGGGCCGCCCACTTCCAGGGGCCGTACGGTGTAGCGCCGCGAGGGGTCGAGGCCGGGGAAGCGTACGGGGGAAGGGATCGCCGACGAGGGGGCGCTCAACGTCACCAGGGCGTAGAGGGCCGTCCGCTGGTCGGGTGCGACGATGCCGTGCACGAGGCGTGAGGTTCCGTCGGTGCGGACGGTGACACCGCCGTGCAGCAGAGCGCGGCGCTGCTTGTACTCGGTGACCCAGGCGGCGATCAGGGCGCGCTCCGAAGGGGTGGCCGTGGTCAGGTCCCATTCGATGCCGGCGTGCCCGAACAGCGACGTGGCCAGGCGGAACCCCAGAGACCCCGTACGGCCGGTGATGTGCGCGGCCGGGGCGCCGACGTGCGAGCCCAGAAACTCGGGCGGCATGAGCACGCCGGTCCAGCGCTGGATCTGCTGGCGTTCCAGGGCGTCGTTGGTGTCGGAGGTCCAGAAGCGGTCGACGTGGTCGAGGATGCCCAGGTCGATGCGGGCCCCGCCGGACGCGCAGCTCTCGATCTCGACGGCCGGGAAGCGTCGCCGCAGCTCGGCCAGCAACCGGTACAGGGCCGTGGTCTGGCGGTGGGCCGAGCCTTCCTGCAGCAGATCCCGGTTGTGGTCCCACTTCACAAAGGCGATCGGGTACGTGGTGAGCAGCGCGCTCAAGGCGGAGAGCAGATGCTCGTACGCGCCGGGCGCCCCCAGATCGAGCACCTGCTGATGCCGCCAGGTGGCCGCGCCGGGGCCGCCGAGGATCCACTCGGGGTGTTCGCGGGCCAGGTCGGAGTCGGGCGAGACCATCTCCGGTTCGAGCCAGAGCCCGAACTCCATGCCACGTTCGTGCACGACCGAGATCAGCGGGCCCAGCCCGTCGGGCCAGCGCTGCGGGTCGACGGTCCAGTCGCCGAGGGCGCGGCGATCGTCGGTGCGTCCGCGGAACCAGCCGTCGTCGAGCACGAACCGTTCCACTCCCACCGAAGCGGCGGCGTCGGCCAGGGCGGTGAGCCGGGGCAGCGAGTGGTCGAAGTAGACGGCCTCCCAGGTGTTGAGCACGACCGGGCGGGGTTTGGCCGGGGCGCGGCGTGACCGGATCCACGAGTGCAGGCGGCTCGACAGGCCGTCGATGCCGCCGTCCGACCACACGGCGACGGTCCACGGGGTGGTGTAGGAGCCGCCAGGGGTGAGCCGCACCTCCCCGGGGGCCAGCAGCTCGCCCGCGCCCAGCACTGTCGCGCCGAGGGTCTGCCGTTCGGCCCACAGCTGCTTGTCGCCGCTCCACGCCAGATGCACCGCCCACACCTCGCCCGTACGGAACGTGAAACCGGGGGCGCCGAGCATCATCACGTACGGGTCGTCGTGCCCGGGGCGGCCGTGCCGGGTCTCGCGAACCCAGGCGCCGTGCCGCAGCGCCGTCCGCTGGGGTTGGCGCTCGTACGCCCAGAGGCCCGCGAGGTCGAGCGCCTCGGTCGCCCGCGCGGGCACCGGCAGCACGACGTTCAGCGATCCCAGGTCGAGGTCCGTGTCCCCGCCGTTGGCCAGGGTGTGCCGCAGCCGCAGCACGCCCTGCGCGCTCAGCTCGACCTCGGACGTGACCGTCAGCGCGCCGGCCGTGAGCACCAGCAGCACCGAGCCCGGCGACGGCTGCGACACCTCGGACAGCTGCCAGCGCGGACGGCCGGGGGCGCCGGAGTACCCGGGCCGGCCGCTCCAGCCGTCGCCCACGGTCGGCAGGAGCGACAGGTACGGCGGCTCGTCGAGCGAGCTCGGCGGGTTCGCGGGTACGGCCGACGCGGCGTACGCGGAAAGGTCGTCGGGATCGAGATCGCCGAGCGCGGCTCCCCAGTGCAGCACGACGGGAAGCCGCGGGCCGCGGGCGTCCAGCACGAAGCTGGTGCCCGCGGCCTGCAGGTGGATCAACAACGCGTGTTACTCCTTGACCGGGATGGCCTGCGACTTGAGGGTGTCGACGGTCGACTTCTGGGCCGCCGTGAGGGCGTCGCTCAGCGTGCCCTTGCCGGAGACCGCCGCCTTGAAGCCGTCCGAGGCGCTGGTGTACGTCGAGGTCATCGTGGGCCCCCAGGTGAAGTCGGGCGTCACCTGGGTGGACGCCTCGGCGAAGACCTCGTAGATCTTCTGGTCACCATAGAACTCGACCGGGTTGGTCAGGTACGAATACTTGGTTCCGGCGGTGGTGGCCGGGTAGAGCTGGGCCTCCTTGTTGAGCAGCGCGAGCGCCTCCTCGCTGGTGTTGAGCCACAGGGCGAACTGCGCGGCCTCGTACGGGTGCTTGGAGTTCTTGAAGATCGCGGTGGCCGAGCCGCCCCAGTTGCCCGCGACGTTCTCGCCGGCGTTCCACTGCGGCATCGGCGCGACCCGCCACTTGCCCGCAGTCTTCGGCGCGCCGCTCATGATCGAGTTGGCGCCCCACACCGCGGAGACCCAGGTCCAGGCGGAGCTGGAGTTGTAGGCGTTGTCCCACTCGGTGGTCCACGGCGGGACGGTCGAGACGAGCTTCTTGCCGATCAGGTCCTGCCAGTAGCCGGCGACCTTCTTGGTCTTGTCGTCGGTCAGGTTGACCGTCCACTGCCGGCCGTCGTTGGCGAACCAGCGGCCGCCGGCCTGCCAGGCGAAACCCGCGAACTGGTTGATGTCGCTCTGCGAGAAGTTGGTGATGTAGCCGCCGGCCGCCTTCACCTTCACGGCCGCCGCCGCGTACTCCTCCCAGGTCTTGGGGACCGGGATGCCGTTGGACTCGAACAGGTCAGCCCGGTAGAACATCGCCATGGGGCCGGAGTCCTGCGGGATGCCGTAGGCCGACTTCTCGTCGCCGAGGCTGACCTGGTTCCACGTCCACGGGATGAACTGGTCCTTGGCCTTCGCGACGATGTCGCAGGACGCGGCGTCGAACAGGCCGTCCTGCACGCGGAAGCTGGGCAGCGCGTCGTACTCGATGTGCCCGAGGTCGGGGGTGTTGCCGGCCTTGAGCTGGTTGAAGAAGTTCTGGTAGGTGCCGCCGTTGCCGTTCGGGCCGGTCTGCACCTTGACCTGGATGTTCGGGTTCTTGTCGTTCCAGACCTTCACCACGTTCTCGATCCCGGGGATCCAGGTCGTGTAGGTCAGGTTGACCGGGCCGGACGAGGGGGCGCAGGACGCGGCGGACGAGCCGCCGGCCGCTTCGTCGTCGTCGCCGCCGGAGCCGCAGGCGGACAGGGCCAGCGCCGCTATGACTATCGCGCTGAGCAGGGATTTGCGCATGCTGTGTCCTTAATCGGGGGGAAACTTCACTTGACGGCGCCGGCGCCGAGGCCGTTCCGCCAGAACCGCTGGAGCGCCAGAAACGCGATCACCAGAGGGGTGATCGAGAGCAGGGCGCCGACGATCACCAGTCCGCGCAGTTCGGGGATCTGGTTGACCTGGGTGTTCCAGGTGTAGAGGCCGAGCGTGACCGGGAACAGCCGCTCGTCGCTGAGCATGATCAGCGGGAGCAGGAAGTTGTTCCAGACCGCGACGAAGTGGAACAGGAAGATCGTGACCAGGGCCGGGAACATCAGCCGGGTGGCCACCTTGAAGAACGTGCGGACCTCGCCCGAGCCGTCGATGCGGGCCGCATCGAGCAGTTCGTCGGGCACGCCGGCCGTGGCGTAGATCCGGGCCAGGTAGACGCCGAACGGGTTGACCAGGCTGGGCAGGAAGACAGCCCAGAACGTGTTGGTCGCGTCGACCTTGCTGAACAGCAGGAACAGCGGGAGGGCGAGCGCGGTGGCCGGCACCAGCACACCGCTGAGCACCACGTTGAACAGCAGCTCGCGGCCGCGGAACCGGTACTTGGCCAGGGCGTACCCGCACATCGCGGCGAGCACGGTGCCGATCAGGGCCGCGCCGCCGGTGTAGAGGATGCTGTTGAGCAGCCACCGGAGGAAGACCCCGTCCCGGTACTCGAGCAGGTCGCCGATGTTGGCGAAAAGCTCGAAATCGGCGAACCACAGCGGGTTGGTGCTGGTGAACTCGTCGGAGCGCTTGCCGGCGCCGACGAACAGCCACCAGATCGGCGTCAGGAAGTAGAGCGTGCTGACGGCCATGACGAGCATGGCCCCCGTACGGGAGAAGAGGCTCTCCTGGATCTTGCCGGCGGCGCCGCCGGCCGGGGCGGAAGTTGTGACGCTCACTGGACGCCCTTCCGATTGGTGAACCGCAGGAAGACGAAGGAGAGGACGAACGTCGTCAGCGCGAGCACCACCGAGAACGCCGCCGCCAGGTTGAAGTTCGGGATCGACGACGTCGAATAGACCGTCAGGTTCGGTGTGTACGTGCTCGACACCGCCGACGAGAAGCTGCGGAACACCTGCGGCTCGGCCAGCAGCTGCAACGTGCCGATGATCGAGAACACGGTGGTCAGCACGATCGCGGGCATGACCAGCGGGATCTTGATCGACCAGGCGATCCGCCACTGGCCGGCCCCGTCGAGCCGCGCCGCCTCGTACACCTCGGCCGGGATGGCCAGCAGCGCCGAATAGATGATCAGCATGTTGTAGCCGACGTAGACCCAGGTCACCACGTTGGCGATGGCCCAGAGCACGAGGTCGGCCGAGAGGAAGTCGATGGCGCTGGTCACCGGCTTGAGCGGCGACAGGTTGGGCGAGTAGAGGAAGCCCCACATGATCGCGGCGATGACACCCGGGACCGCGTACGGGACGAAGAAGGCCAGCCGGAAGAAGCGGCGTCCCCTGACCAGCCCGGAGTCGAGCAGCAGGGCCAGCAGCAGCGCGAGGCCGAGCATGACGGGGACCTGCACGACGCCGAAGGCCAGCACCCGCCCGATCGACGTCCAGAAGGCGCCGTCGGCGAACACCCGCTCGTACTGGACGAGCCCCCCGAAGACCTCGCGCGCC from Paractinoplanes brasiliensis carries:
- a CDS encoding alpha-galactosidase, encoding MLIHLQAAGTSFVLDARGPRLPVVLHWGAALGDLDPDDLSAYAASAVPANPPSSLDEPPYLSLLPTVGDGWSGRPGYSGAPGRPRWQLSEVSQPSPGSVLLVLTAGALTVTSEVELSAQGVLRLRHTLANGGDTDLDLGSLNVVLPVPARATEALDLAGLWAYERQPQRTALRHGAWVRETRHGRPGHDDPYVMMLGAPGFTFRTGEVWAVHLAWSGDKQLWAERQTLGATVLGAGELLAPGEVRLTPGGSYTTPWTVAVWSDGGIDGLSSRLHSWIRSRRAPAKPRPVVLNTWEAVYFDHSLPRLTALADAAASVGVERFVLDDGWFRGRTDDRRALGDWTVDPQRWPDGLGPLISVVHERGMEFGLWLEPEMVSPDSDLAREHPEWILGGPGAATWRHQQVLDLGAPGAYEHLLSALSALLTTYPIAFVKWDHNRDLLQEGSAHRQTTALYRLLAELRRRFPAVEIESCASGGARIDLGILDHVDRFWTSDTNDALERQQIQRWTGVLMPPEFLGSHVGAPAAHITGRTGSLGFRLATSLFGHAGIEWDLTTATPSERALIAAWVTEYKQRRALLHGGVTVRTDGTSRLVHGIVAPDQRTALYALVTLSAPSSAIPSPVRFPGLDPSRRYTVRPLEVGGPPHVVQDAPPPWLTAGSVTLPGRLLTELGLPPALLTPQQAMLFTVDAA
- a CDS encoding ABC transporter substrate-binding protein codes for the protein MRKSLLSAIVIAALALSACGSGGDDDEAAGGSSAASCAPSSGPVNLTYTTWIPGIENVVKVWNDKNPNIQVKVQTGPNGNGGTYQNFFNQLKAGNTPDLGHIEYDALPSFRVQDGLFDAASCDIVAKAKDQFIPWTWNQVSLGDEKSAYGIPQDSGPMAMFYRADLFESNGIPVPKTWEEYAAAAVKVKAAGGYITNFSQSDINQFAGFAWQAGGRWFANDGRQWTVNLTDDKTKKVAGYWQDLIGKKLVSTVPPWTTEWDNAYNSSSAWTWVSAVWGANSIMSGAPKTAGKWRVAPMPQWNAGENVAGNWGGSATAIFKNSKHPYEAAQFALWLNTSEEALALLNKEAQLYPATTAGTKYSYLTNPVEFYGDQKIYEVFAEASTQVTPDFTWGPTMTSTYTSASDGFKAAVSGKGTLSDALTAAQKSTVDTLKSQAIPVKE
- a CDS encoding carbohydrate ABC transporter permease; the encoded protein is MSVTTSAPAGGAAGKIQESLFSRTGAMLVMAVSTLYFLTPIWWLFVGAGKRSDEFTSTNPLWFADFELFANIGDLLEYRDGVFLRWLLNSILYTGGAALIGTVLAAMCGYALAKYRFRGRELLFNVVLSGVLVPATALALPLFLLFSKVDATNTFWAVFLPSLVNPFGVYLARIYATAGVPDELLDAARIDGSGEVRTFFKVATRLMFPALVTIFLFHFVAVWNNFLLPLIMLSDERLFPVTLGLYTWNTQVNQIPELRGLVIVGALLSITPLVIAFLALQRFWRNGLGAGAVK
- a CDS encoding carbohydrate ABC transporter permease, producing the protein MTSAPARAARHGRAVPFFVVPFGVLFTLFYLLPIGYAIVQSLYKVERTGTFGPAREVFGGLVQYERVFADGAFWTSIGRVLAFGVVQVPVMLGLALLLALLLDSGLVRGRRFFRLAFFVPYAVPGVIAAIMWGFLYSPNLSPLKPVTSAIDFLSADLVLWAIANVVTWVYVGYNMLIIYSALLAIPAEVYEAARLDGAGQWRIAWSIKIPLVMPAIVLTTVFSIIGTLQLLAEPQVFRSFSSAVSSTYTPNLTVYSTSSIPNFNLAAAFSVVLALTTFVLSFVFLRFTNRKGVQ